A window of Sutcliffiella cohnii contains these coding sequences:
- a CDS encoding DsrE/DsrF/DrsH-like family protein, whose amino-acid sequence MSRKLAIIASNGGLFDAYKVFNVATAAAATDQEVAIFFTFEGLNLIHKEAYGQLPMPEGKEHYQKGFEKANVPAIPELVAMAQEMGVKLIGCQMTMDVMELEKDAFVDGIEVGGAVTFLEFAKDADVTLTF is encoded by the coding sequence ATGAGTAGAAAATTAGCGATTATCGCAAGCAATGGTGGGTTATTTGATGCCTACAAAGTTTTCAATGTGGCAACAGCTGCAGCTGCAACAGACCAAGAGGTAGCGATATTCTTTACCTTTGAAGGTCTAAACCTAATTCATAAAGAAGCATACGGTCAATTACCAATGCCAGAGGGGAAAGAGCATTACCAAAAGGGTTTTGAGAAAGCAAATGTTCCAGCGATCCCTGAACTCGTGGCAATGGCACAAGAAATGGGTGTTAAATTGATTGGTTGTCAAATGACAATGGATGTTATGGAACTAGAAAAAGATGCATTTGTTGATGGAATTGAAGTGGGTGGAGCCGTTACGTTCTTAGAATTCGCCAAGGATGCGGATGTAACATTAACGTTTTAA
- a CDS encoding MBL fold metallo-hydrolase: protein MLVKAMNSKEVARKVIEKKELFILDVRNEGDFADWKIEGENFDYFNIPYFELLDGVEEIMDKIPADKEVLVVCAKEGSSMMVAEMLSDEGLDVSYLEGGMKTWSEYLEPVKVGNLKDGGELYQFVRLGKGCLSYMVVSNGEAAIIDATRMADVYVNFAKEINAKITHVFDTHLHADHISGGRKIAEATGATYWLPPKDAGEVVFEYAALEGGNDVVIGNSTINIHALYSPGHTIGSTSFVIDEKYLLSGDILFIDSIGRPDLAGLAEDWVGDLRESLYKRYRELSEELIVLPAHFMIIEELNEDGSVAEKLGTLFAQNHGLNIEDENEFRSMVTENLPPQPNAYQEIRETNMGKITPDEEKQREMEIGPNRCAVR, encoded by the coding sequence ATGTTAGTAAAAGCGATGAATTCAAAAGAAGTAGCAAGAAAAGTAATTGAAAAGAAAGAGCTATTTATTCTAGACGTTCGTAATGAAGGGGATTTCGCTGATTGGAAGATTGAAGGAGAGAACTTTGATTACTTTAATATTCCTTATTTTGAACTATTAGATGGCGTAGAAGAAATCATGGATAAAATTCCAGCAGATAAAGAAGTCTTAGTCGTTTGTGCGAAAGAAGGTTCTTCGATGATGGTAGCAGAGATGTTGTCTGATGAAGGACTAGATGTTTCTTATCTTGAAGGCGGAATGAAGACTTGGAGTGAATATTTAGAGCCAGTTAAAGTAGGGAACCTAAAAGACGGTGGTGAGCTATATCAATTTGTCCGTCTAGGTAAAGGCTGTCTATCTTATATGGTTGTTTCAAATGGGGAAGCTGCGATTATCGATGCAACACGTATGGCAGATGTGTATGTGAACTTTGCTAAAGAAATCAATGCAAAAATCACACACGTATTTGATACTCATTTACATGCTGATCATATTTCTGGAGGAAGAAAAATTGCCGAAGCAACTGGTGCAACGTACTGGTTACCTCCAAAAGACGCTGGTGAAGTAGTGTTTGAATATGCGGCACTTGAAGGTGGGAATGACGTAGTGATCGGAAACTCAACGATCAACATTCATGCGCTATACTCACCTGGTCATACAATCGGATCGACTTCATTTGTTATCGATGAAAAATACCTATTATCCGGAGACATTCTCTTCATTGATTCAATTGGAAGACCTGACCTAGCAGGACTCGCTGAAGATTGGGTAGGAGATTTACGTGAGTCGCTTTATAAGCGTTATAGAGAACTATCAGAAGAGTTGATTGTTTTACCGGCTCACTTTATGATCATCGAAGAGTTAAATGAAGATGGAAGTGTTGCAGAAAAACTAGGCACACTATTTGCTCAAAATCATGGTTTAAACATTGAAGATGAAAATGAGTTTAGATCAATGGTGACAGAAAACTTACCGCCACAACCAAACGCGTATCAAGAAATTCGTGAAACCAATATGGGTAAAATTACACCAGATGAAGAGAAACAACGTGAAATGGAAATTGGGCCAAACCGTTGTGCAGTAAGATAA
- a CDS encoding glutaredoxin family protein, with translation MNQITVYTSNRCRYCVMLKNFLADQNISYREVNVETNPAIMQQLVEKTGQLGVPQTEVNGQWVVGYDPNSIMSALRK, from the coding sequence ATGAATCAGATTACTGTCTATACATCTAATCGTTGTCGTTATTGTGTGATGTTAAAGAACTTTTTAGCAGATCAAAACATTTCCTATCGTGAAGTGAATGTAGAAACAAATCCTGCCATTATGCAGCAACTTGTAGAGAAAACAGGTCAATTAGGGGTTCCACAAACGGAAGTGAACGGCCAGTGGGTTGTTGGTTATGATCCGAATAGCATTATGTCAGCATTGAGAAAGTAA
- a CDS encoding class I SAM-dependent methyltransferase, which translates to MNLWNTRFQNESYVYGTEPNVFLAEVQRKLPLSGDALAIAEGEGRNAVFLAEQGMNVSAWDYAESGLSKTNKLADEKGVKVNTQLVDLNEAVWRQNIWDEIVCIFGHFPEVLRKKTLQGVKESVKPGGYFITEVYSHYQIPYNSGGPQNLELLYKPEEFLNVFSDWRIVHFFMGEVVRQEGDLHNGLSHVIQFVGQKKSEFKSQL; encoded by the coding sequence ATGAACCTATGGAACACGCGTTTTCAAAATGAGAGCTACGTATATGGAACAGAACCAAACGTGTTTTTAGCGGAAGTGCAGAGAAAACTTCCATTATCAGGTGACGCTCTTGCTATTGCAGAAGGTGAAGGGCGTAATGCTGTATTCTTAGCTGAACAAGGAATGAACGTGTCAGCTTGGGATTATGCTGAATCAGGCTTATCAAAAACGAATAAATTAGCAGATGAAAAAGGTGTAAAAGTTAATACGCAACTGGTTGATCTAAATGAAGCTGTTTGGCGACAAAACATATGGGATGAGATCGTCTGTATTTTTGGGCACTTTCCAGAAGTGTTACGTAAGAAAACACTACAAGGAGTGAAAGAGTCAGTTAAACCAGGTGGTTATTTTATTACGGAAGTGTATTCGCATTATCAAATACCATATAATAGTGGTGGCCCTCAGAACTTAGAGCTTTTATACAAACCCGAAGAATTTCTAAATGTTTTTTCTGATTGGCGTATTGTTCACTTTTTTATGGGAGAGGTTGTCCGACAAGAAGGAGACTTACATAATGGCTTGTCTCATGTTATTCAATTTGTCGGGCAAAAAAAGAGTGAATTCAAAAGCCAATTATGA
- a CDS encoding sulfurtransferase TusA family protein has translation MNSDKVLDAKGLACPMPIVRTKKAMTELDSGQVLEIHATDKGAKNDLAAWAKSGGHELLSDTEEDGVLRFWIKKG, from the coding sequence ATGAACTCAGATAAAGTATTAGATGCCAAAGGATTAGCATGTCCTATGCCAATCGTTCGAACAAAGAAAGCTATGACGGAACTTGATTCAGGTCAAGTGCTAGAAATTCATGCGACTGATAAAGGAGCAAAAAATGACCTTGCAGCATGGGCGAAGTCTGGTGGTCATGAGTTATTATCAGATACGGAAGAAGATGGTGTATTAAGGTTCTGGATTAAAAAAGGCTAA
- a CDS encoding cupin domain-containing protein: protein MYYSNTNPYPYYANANTPIYNPDFMTRNHHGQDDQAFEAILEGIKREAKAIKFYRQLANAAPSKKHKIDILQALEGNKAHLTHFTNLYTDLTGILPMYQIDHVPFQSYRDGLQKAYELEVEGYEEYQKSSQLIGHPQIQNVFRWALNGEQENATRFGSLDAELTSEIMDYGAEPFVVDIEEVTNQNNNFRTALWTGDHLQVTLMSIDVGEDIGLEIHPTLDQFLRIEQGQGVVQMGDSKERLDFEEKVYDDYAIVIPAGKWHNLTNTGNQPLKLYSIYAPPQHPYGTVHETKAIAIAAEEEHGH, encoded by the coding sequence ATGTATTATTCTAACACAAATCCATATCCATATTACGCTAATGCTAACACACCCATATATAATCCAGACTTTATGACAAGAAATCATCACGGGCAGGATGACCAAGCTTTTGAAGCAATACTTGAAGGGATTAAACGGGAGGCCAAAGCCATTAAGTTTTATAGACAGTTAGCCAATGCTGCACCGTCTAAAAAACATAAAATTGATATTCTTCAGGCTTTAGAAGGGAACAAAGCCCATTTAACTCATTTCACCAATCTTTATACCGATCTTACTGGTATCCTACCTATGTATCAGATCGATCACGTTCCTTTTCAGAGTTATAGAGATGGTTTACAAAAGGCTTATGAGCTAGAAGTAGAGGGTTATGAAGAGTATCAAAAGAGTTCCCAACTTATAGGGCATCCACAAATACAAAATGTGTTTAGATGGGCTCTAAATGGTGAGCAAGAGAACGCTACACGATTTGGTTCGTTAGATGCAGAACTTACAAGTGAAATAATGGATTATGGGGCAGAACCGTTTGTAGTAGATATAGAAGAAGTGACTAATCAAAATAACAATTTCCGTACCGCTTTATGGACAGGAGATCATTTGCAAGTCACTTTGATGAGTATTGATGTTGGAGAGGATATTGGTTTAGAAATTCATCCAACTCTTGATCAATTCTTACGTATTGAACAAGGGCAAGGAGTTGTTCAAATGGGTGATAGCAAAGAACGATTAGATTTTGAAGAAAAAGTATATGACGATTATGCGATTGTGATACCAGCTGGTAAATGGCACAATTTGACCAATACGGGAAATCAACCACTTAAGCTGTACTCTATCTATGCGCCACCTCAGCATCCATATGGAACCGTTCATGAAACAAAAGCTATTGCTATTGCGGCTGAAGAAGAACACGGCCATTGA